A window of the Thermoprotei archaeon genome harbors these coding sequences:
- a CDS encoding MoxR family ATPase, whose translation MSLKIFNDIINESSKVLIERIKEVKFIVAAMIADGHVLLEGVPGIAKTMTAKTVARMFDLDFKRVQMTPDLLPGDLLGAYVYDQKTSEFKIRKGPIFTNIFLADEINRASPRTQSALLEAMQERQVTIEGNTFKLDDPFIVIATQNPIEMEGTFPLPEAQLDRFLIKLEVGYPTTKSFSELIKRIDQIEQSIAEIKPIATKDDLINLKNNTKNIRADDAIINYIVEIVEETRKHPAVKLGGSPRAGIAIYKIARAWAMIDERNYVIPDDIKNVAKPALAHRIILNPEYEFEGITPSKVIDDILNKIPTPKP comes from the coding sequence ATGAGTTTAAAAATCTTTAATGACATAATTAATGAGTCTTCTAAAGTTCTTATTGAGCGAATAAAAGAAGTAAAATTTATTGTCGCGGCAATGATCGCCGATGGTCATGTGCTTCTTGAAGGTGTGCCTGGTATAGCTAAAACTATGACAGCAAAAACAGTAGCACGAATGTTTGACTTAGATTTTAAAAGAGTTCAAATGACGCCGGATCTGCTTCCTGGAGACTTGTTAGGAGCTTATGTTTATGACCAAAAGACAAGTGAATTTAAAATCAGGAAAGGACCAATCTTCACAAACATTTTTCTAGCGGATGAGATTAATAGAGCATCACCAAGAACACAGAGTGCCCTTTTAGAAGCCATGCAGGAAAGACAAGTCACAATAGAAGGAAACACATTTAAACTAGACGACCCATTCATAGTAATTGCAACGCAAAACCCAATAGAAATGGAGGGCACATTTCCATTACCAGAGGCACAACTTGATAGGTTCCTAATAAAACTAGAAGTTGGTTATCCAACAACAAAGAGTTTCTCAGAACTAATAAAAAGAATAGACCAGATAGAACAAAGTATAGCAGAAATTAAACCAATAGCAACAAAGGATGACCTGATTAATTTAAAAAATAACACAAAAAACATCAGAGCAGATGATGCAATAATAAACTATATAGTAGAGATAGTTGAAGAGACGAGAAAACATCCAGCAGTAAAACTTGGAGGCTCACCAAGAGCGGGAATAGCAATATATAAGATAGCAAGAGCATGGGCAATGATAGATGAAAGAAACTATGTTATACCAGATGATATAAAAAATGTCGCAAAGCCTGCACTCGCTCATAGAATAATTCTAAACCCAGAGTATGAATTCGAAGGAATAACACCAAGCAAAGTAATAGATGATATATTAAACAAAATACCAACACCAAAACCATAG